A single Cyprinus carpio isolate SPL01 chromosome A20, ASM1834038v1, whole genome shotgun sequence DNA region contains:
- the LOC109097612 gene encoding cadherin-2 translates to MYRSGGVMLGLLAALQVAVQGTGAMPCQPGFTENEYNVMTADVITEGQVLLKVDFVDCGRGSGLRFESGDPADFRIEADGTVVAARTLQLSDRKGRSLEIKAKDVKSQEQWLVHVNFTQPKQVPEILFPRHSVVVKGDGSVNRVKRDWVIPPVNVLENSRKQFPEELVKIQSDKDKSNTLRYSVTGPGADQNPTGLFIIDPITGILSVTKPLDREHIPNFHLRAHAVDINGNQMENPIDIIINVIDMNDNRPEFTHQIWNGTVDEGAKPGTFVMTVTAQDKDDPTTANGMLRYKILSQTPESPSSNMFTINNKTGKIITVAAGLDREKVPQYTLIIQATDMEGNPMYGLSNTATAVIRLLDVNDNTPEFTRETFHGEVPENRVNVIVTNLTVTDKDEPGSPAWNAVYRIIAGDPTGRFSIPTDPVTNEGLVTVVKPIDFEMNRSFMLTVVADNEVPLTSGIHRNRQSTSTVSIRVIDVNESPNFDPNPKQVKLEEGLPQWSMLTTFTAHDPDRYMQQTIRYSKLFDPANWLEIDPNNGRISTIAVLDRESPYVKNNLYNATFLASDNGVPPASGTGTLQINLLDINDNAPRVFPQEAEVCERPEPNAINITAVDGDLNPNAGPYAFELPNRPSDIRRNWTLTRISGDHAQLSLKISYLESGIYELPISITDSGNLPMSNTTYLRIKVCQCDHHGDCVDMERIMAAGLGTGAIIAILICIIILLVLVLMFVMWMKRRDKERQAKQLLIDPEDDVRDNILKYDEEGGGEEDQDYDLSQLQQPDTLEPDMIKPVGIRRLDERPMHSEPNYPIRSAAPHPGDIGEFIHEGLKAADTDPTAPPYDSLLVFDYEGSGSTAGSLSSLHSSSSGGDQDYDYLNDWGPRFRKLADMYGGNDD, encoded by the exons tgGATTTCGTTGACTGTGGCAGAGGTTCTGGTTTGCGTTTTGAGAGCGGAGACCCTGCGGATTTCCGGATAGAGGCCGACGGGACGGTTGTCGCAGCGCGAACCCTGCAGCTCTCTGACAGGAAGGGGCGGAGCTTGGAGATTAAGGCCAAGGACGTGAAGTCTCAAGAGCAATGGCTGGTGCACGTCAACTTCACCCAACCCAAGCAG GTGCCAGAGATACTGTTTCCGCGGCACAGTGTGGTTGTCAAGGGCGACGGCAGTGTGAATCGCGTGAAAAGAGACTGGGTCATTCCTCCTGTCAACGTGCTTGAGAACTCCAGAAAACAATTCCCTGAAGAGCTTGTGAAA atccaGTCAGATAAGGACAAGAGTAACACTCTGCGCTATAGTGTGACCGGACCAGGAGCCGACCAAAACCCCACCGGCCTGTTTATCATCGACCCCATTACAGGAATCCTGTCCGTCACCAAACCACTGGATAGAGAACACATCCCCAATttccat TTACGTGCTCATGCTGTGGACATCAATGGGAACCAGATGGAGAACCCCATCGACATCATCATCAATGTCATTGATATGAATGACAACCGGCCCGAGTTCACACACCAGATCTGGAACGGAACCGTGGATGAGGGCGCCAAACCAG GTACATTTGTGATGACAGTGACCGCCCAGGATAAGGATGACCCAACTACAGCCAATGGAATGCTCAGATACAAGATCCTCTCCCAGACCCCAGAGAGCCCCTCTTCCAACATGTTTACTATCAACAACAAGACCGGCAAAATCATCACTGTTGCTGCAGGTCTAGATCGTGAG AAGGTGCCTCAGTACACCCTGATCATTCAGGCTACCGATATGGAGGGAAACCCCATGTACGGTCTGTCCAACACCGCCACTGCTGTCATACGTCTGCTGGATGTCAATGACAACACTCCAGAGTTTACCCGAGAGACt tTCCACGGTGAGGTCCCAGAGAACCGTGTGAATGTGATAGTGACGAATCTCACCGTGACTGACAAAGATGAACCAGGGTCTCCGGCCTGGAATGCAGTCTACCGGATCATAGCAGGGGACCCAACCGGACGCTTTTCCATCCCTACTGATCCTGTTACTAATGAAGGCCTCGTCACCGTCGTCAAG CCAATTGATTTTGAGATGAATCGATCATTCATGCTGACCGTTGTCGCTGACAATGAGGTGCCGCTGACGAGTGGGATCCATCGCAATCGTCAGTCTACATCCACCGTGTCCATACGTGTCATCGACGTGAACGAAAGCCCAAATTTTGACCCCAACCCCAAACAGGTCAAACTGGAAGAAGGCCTTCCACAGTGGTCGATGCTAACGACTTTCACAGCTCATGATCCAGACAGATACATGCAGCAGACTATTAg GTACTCTAAATTGTTTGACCCCGCCAACTGGCTAGAGATCGACCCCAACAATGGACGAATTTCCACCATTGCTGTCCTGGACCGAGAGTCTCCATATGTCAAAAACAACCTCTACAACGCCACATTCTTGGCCTCTGATAACG GTGTCCCCCCTGCGAGCGGAACGGGTACTCTGCAGATCAACCTGCTGGACATAAACGATAATGCACCTCGAGTCTTCCCTCAAGAAGCAGAAGTGTGCGAGCGTCCCGAACCCAACGCCATCAATATCACAGCCGTAGACGGAGACCTCAACCCCAACGCAGGGCCCTATGCTTTCGAACTGCCCAACCGACCCTCTGACATTCGCAGGAACTGGACACTGACTCGAATCAGTG GCGACCATGCCCAGTTAAGTCTGAAGATTAGTTACCTGGAAAGCGGGATATACGAGCTGCCCATCAGCATCACAGACTCGGGGAACCTGCCCATGTCCAACACCACCTACCTGCGCATTAAAGTGTGCCAGTGCGATCACCACGGCGACTGTGTGGACATGGAACGCATCATGGCAGCCGGGCTGGGCACCGGAGCCATCATCGCCATACTTATCTGCATCATCATTCTGCTGG TGCTGGTGTTGATGTTTGTGATGTGGATGAAGAGACGGGATAAAGAGAGACAGGCCAAGCAGCTGCTGATCGATCCAGAGGACGACGTGCGAGACAACATACTCAAATACGATGAGGAGGGCGGTGGAGAGGAAGACCAG GACTATGATCTGAGCCAGCTGCAGCAGCCCGATACTCTGGAGCCAGACATGATCAAGCCCGTCGGGATCCGCCGGCTGGATGAGCGACCGATGCACTCCGAGCCCAACTATCCCATCCGCTCGGCCGCACCCCATCCCGGAGACATAGGAGAGTTCATCCATGAG GGTCTCAAGGCGGCCGATACGGATCCCACGGCCCCTCCGTACGACTCCCTGCTGGTCTTCGACTATGAGGGCAGCGGCTCCACAGCCGGATCGCTCAGCTCCCTTCACTCTTCCAGCAGCGGAGGCGACCAGGACTATGACTACCTCAACGACTGGGGCCCTCGCTTCCGCAAACTTGCCGACATGTACGGAGGCAACGACGACTAG